A window of the Apodemus sylvaticus chromosome 15, mApoSyl1.1, whole genome shotgun sequence genome harbors these coding sequences:
- the Crygs gene encoding gamma-crystallin S, producing the protein MEQEEFKIRGLLLLSVATCSQATSATRSCGRNCVLVTFTYAQSCPAPQLSNCSVLQISFYEDRNFQGRRYDCDCDCSDFRSYLSRCNSIRVEGGTWAVYERPNFSGHMYILPQGEYPEYQQWMGLNDRLGSCRAVHLSSGGQYKIQIFEKGDFNGQMYETTEDCPSIMEQFRLREIHSCKVLEGTWIFYELPSYRGRQYLLDKKEYRKPVDWGAASPAVQSFRRIVE; encoded by the exons ATGGAGCAGGAGGAGTTCAAGATCAGGGGCTTGCTCTTGCTCTCTGTGGCAACTTGTTCCCAGGCCACAAGTGCCACCAGGTCCTGTGGTAGAAACTG TGTGCTTGTCACTTTTACCTATGCACAAAGCTGCCCAGCTCCTCAGCTCTCTAACTGCTCTGTGCTGCAGATTAGTTTCTATGAAGACCGAAATTTTCAAGGCCGCCGCTATGACTGCGACTGTGACTGCTCAGACTTCCGCTCGTACCTAAGTCGCTGCAACTCCATTAGAGTAGAGGGAGGCACCTGGGCTGTGTACGAAAGGCCCAACTTCTCGGGGCACATGTACATCTTACCCCAGGGCGAATACCCGGAGTACCAGCAATGGATGGGCCTCAATGACCGCCTAGGCTCCTGTCGAGCCGTCCATCTG TCTAGTGGAGGCCAGTATAAGATTCAGATCTTTGAAAAGGGTGACTTCAATGGCCAGATGTATGAGACCACGGAAGACTGTCCTTCTATCATGGAACAGTTTCGCCTGCGAGAGATCCACTCCTGTAAGGTGCTAGAAGGCACCTGGATTTTCTATGAGCTACCCAGCTACCGTGGCAGACAGTATCTTCTAGACAAGAAGGAGTACCGGAAGCCTGTTGATTGGGGTGCAGCATCCCCTGCAGTCCAGTCATTCCGCCGCATTGTGGAGTGA